A stretch of the Corylus avellana chromosome ca6, CavTom2PMs-1.0 genome encodes the following:
- the LOC132184887 gene encoding phenylcoumaran benzylic ether reductase Betv6-like has protein sequence MAQKSRILIIGGTGYIGKFIVEASAKAGHPTFALVRETTLSDPVKGKLVDNFRSLGVTLLHGDLYDHGSLVKAIKQVDVVISTVGRLQFGDQVKIIAAIKEAGNIKRFFPSEFGNDVDRVHAVGPAKKAFATKAEIRRAIEAEAIPYTYVTSNLFAGYFLPTLAQPGARAPPRDKVFIFGDGNAKAIFNKEEDIGTYTIRAVDDPRTVNKILYLRTPKNIYSLNELVALWEKKIGKTLEKIYVSEEKILKDMEESDFPVNAILSINHSVFVKGDETNFEIEDSFGVEASELYPDVNYTTVDEYLDPFVGDSMVGVFPPALFGYCNNQP, from the exons ATGGCTCAGAAAAGCAGGATTTTGATCATCGGAGGCACCGGCTACATCGGAAAATTCATCGTGGAAGCAAGCGCAAAGGCTGGCCATCCCACCTTTGCTCTGGTCAGAGAGACCACTCTCTCTGATCCCGTTAAGGGAAAACTCGTCGACAACTTCAGGAGCTTGGGCGTCACTTTGCTCCAT GGAGATCTCTATGACCATGGAAGTTTGGTAAAGGCGATTAAGCAGGTGGACGTGGTGATATCGACGGTAGGCCGCCTGCAGTTCGGAGATCAGGTCAAGATCATTGCTGCCATTAAAGAAGCTGGCAATATTAAG AGATTCTTCCCTTCGGAATTCGGAAACGACGTGGACCGTGTGCATGCTGTGGGGCCAGCAAAGAAAGCATTTGCTACCAAGGCGGAAATCCGCCGCGCCATTGAGGCAGAAGCCATCCCCTACACTTATGTCACTTCCAACCTCTTCGCCGGCTATTTTCTCCCTACTTTGGCACAGCCAGGAGCCAGGGCTCCCCCAAGAGACAAAGTCTTTATCTTCGGAGATGGAAATGCCAAGG caaTTTTTAACAAGGAAGAGGACATAGGAACATATACGATTAGAGCTGTGGATGACCCAAGAACAGTGAACAAGATACTCTACCTCAGGACTCCCAAGAACATTTACTCACTCAATGAGCTTGTGGCCCTCTGGGAGAAGAAGATTGGGAAAACCCTTGAGAAAATCTATGTGTCAGAGGAGAAGATTTTGAAGGACATGGAAG AGTCCGATTTTCCAGTGAATGCGATATTATCAATCAACCACTCTGTGTTTGTGAAGGGAGATGAAACAAACTTTGAGATAGAGGATTCATTTGGCGTGGAGGCTTCGGAGCTATACCCAGATGTCAATTACACCACTGTGGACGAATACCTCGACCCATTTGTCGGTGACTCCATGGTAGGAGTGTTTCCACCTGCTCTCTTTGGATATTGTAATAATCAACCATAA
- the LOC132183709 gene encoding phenylcoumaran benzylic ether reductase Betv6 yields MAQKSKILFIGGTGYIGKFIVEASLKAGHPTFVLVRESTVSDPVKGKLVEKFKSSGATLVHGDLYDHGSLVKAIKHVDVVISTVGHLQLADQVKIIAAIKEAGNVKRFFPSEFGNDVDRVHAVEPAKTAFATKVEIRRKIEAEGIPYTYVSSNYFAGYFLPTLAQPGLTAPPRDKVTIFGDGHVKAIFNKEDDIGTYTIRAVDDPRTLNKVLYLRPAKNIYSFNELVALWEKKIGKTLEKIHLTEEKILKDIQEAPIPINVILSINHSVFVKGDHTNFEIEESFGVEASQLYPDVKYTTVEEYLQQFA; encoded by the exons ATGGCTCAGAAAAGCAAGATTTTGTTCATCGGAGGCACCGGCTACATCGGAAAATTCATCGTGGAAGCAAGCTTAAAGGCTGGCCATCCCACCTTTGTTCTGGTCAGAGAGAGTACGGTCTCTGATCCCGTTAAGGGAAAACTAGTTGAGAAATTCAAGAGCTCAGGCGCCACTTTGGTCCAT ggagATCTGTATGACCATGGAAGTTTGGTAAAGGCGATTAAGCATGTGGACGTGGTGATATCGACGGTTGGCCACCTGCAGTTGGCAGATCAGGTCAAGATTATTGCCGCCATTAAAGAGGCTGGAAACGTTAAG AGATTCTTCCCTTCGGAATTCGGAAACGACGTGGACCGTGTGCATGCTGTTGAGCCAGCAAAGACTGCATTTGCCACCAAGGTTGAAATCCGCCGCAAGATTGAGGCCGAAGGCATCCCCTACACTTACGTCTCATCCAACTACTTCGCTGGATATTTTCTCCCTACTTTGGCACAGCCCGGACTCACTGCTCCTCCTAGAGACAAAGTCACCATCTTCGGAGATGGACATGTCAAGG CTATTTTTAACAAGGAAGACGACATAGGAACCTACACAATCAGAGCTGTGGATGACCCAAGAACACTGAATAAGGTACTCTACCTCAGGCCTGCCAAGAACATTTACTCATTCAACGAGCTTGTTGCCCTCTGGGAGAAAAAGATTGGCAAAACTCTCGAGAAAATCCATCTTACAGAGGAGAAAATCTTGAAGGACATCCAAG AGGCACCAATTCCAATCAACGTGATATTGTCAATCAACCACTCGGTGTTTGTGAAGGGTGATCACACCAACTTCGAGATTGAGGAATCCTTTGGTGTGGAGGCTTCCCAGCTGTACCCGGATGTGAAATACACCACAGTGGAAGAATACCTTCAGCAGTTTGCTTGA
- the LOC132185872 gene encoding uncharacterized protein LOC132185872, which produces MGSLMAGWQSPALDPKSAALKRNSSLTRGEIDAYWREKKKVEEEHFGAISEISDGVQESAFVDAGKRFERSNSAPSGNRKEDFKDMKTETSLEKIIKKSGWWTRSNSAFLNEPPLHEGASNTYTSQLHVASLGQSK; this is translated from the exons ATGGGTTCTCTAATGGCAGGATGGCAATCACCCGCCCTTGATCCAAAGtcag cGGCACTCAAGAGGAACTCTTCATTAACGAGAGGAGAGATTGACGCTTACtggagagaaaagaagaaagtagaGGAAGAACACTTCGGAGCCATTTCTGAGATTTCAGATGGTGTTCAG GAAAGTGCGTTTGTTGACGCCGGGAAAAGGTTTGAGAGGTCGAACTCCGCGCCTTCCGGAAATAGAAAGGAGGATTTCAAGGACATGAAAACGGAAACGAGCTTGGAGAAAATCATCAAGAAAAGTGGATG GTGGACTAGGAGCAACTCGGCCTTTCTGAACGAGCCACCTCTACATGAAGGTGCTTCCAACACTTACACGTCGCAGCTCCACGTGGCTAGCTTGGGCCAATCGAAATGA
- the LOC132185873 gene encoding uncharacterized protein LOC132185873, which produces MGSLIAGWHSPTLDPKAEALKRNSSLTRGEIDNYWRANKKPEEEHFKAISEISSDGVQESAFGDAGQRFERSKSAPSVNIKEDFFPDMKTEKIIKKRGWWTRSNSAFLNDPPAST; this is translated from the exons ATGGGTTCTCTAATAGCAGGATGGCACTCACCCACCCTTGATCCAAAGGCAG aggCGCTCAAGAGGAACTCTTCATTAACGAGAGGAGAGATTGACAATTACTGGAGAGCAAACAAGAAACCAGAGGAAGAACACTTCAAAGCCATTTCTGAGATCTCATCAGATGGTGTTCAG GAAAGTGCGTTTGGGGACGCCGGGCAAAGGTTTGAGAGGTCGAAATCCGCGCCTTCCGTAAATATAAAGGAGGATTTCTTCCCGGACATGAAAACGGAGAAAATCATCAAGAAAAGGGGATG GTGGACTAGGAGCAACTCGGCCTTTCTGAACGACCCACCGGCCTCTACATGA
- the LOC132184058 gene encoding putative pectinesterase 11 yields MMMKRGYFTDLFVVALCALMAISRADPDPTQMTAALLIRVDQSGKGDYRKIQDAINAVPSNNSELVFIWVKPGIYREKIVVPADKPFITLSGTSAGETIITWKEGGEIYESPTFTVLASDFVARFLTIQNTFGSGAKAVALRVSGDRAAFYGCRILSHQDTLLDDTGRHYYRSCYIEGETDFICGDAASLFEKCHVHSLSEGTGAITAQRRESPSENTGFAFLDCKITGLKTTILGRPWGAYSRVVFAFTYMSSVVLPQGWDDWGDSSKQRTAYYGEYKCYGPGAVGSKRVQWSHNLTIQEAAPFLSKDLISGKSWIRPAPTSFRKPSAAISNNTDVNGN; encoded by the exons ATGATGATGAAGCGGGGATATTTTACGGACTTGTTTGTTGTAGCTTTATGTGCTCTAATGGCTATTTCTAGAGCAGACCCGGATCCGACCCAAATGACTGCAGCCCTTCTAATTAGAGTTGATCAGTCCGGCAAGGGAGACTACCGGAAAATACAAGACGCCATTAATGCCGTGCCATCCAACAACTCGGAGCTTGTATTCATTTGGGTGAAGCCTGGAATTTACAGAGAGAAGATTGTTGTGCCGGCGGACAAGCCCTTCATCACACTGAGCGGCACAAGCGCCGGTGAGACGATAATAACATGGAAGGAGGGCGGGGAGATATATGAATCTCCAACGTTTACTGTGTTGGCTTCGGATTTTGTTGCACGATTCCTCACCAtccag AATACATTTGGGTCGGGAGCCAAAGCTGTTGCATTAAGGGTGTCGGGAGACAGAGCAGCATTCTATGGTTGCAGAATTCTGTCTCATCAGGATACACTACTTGATGATACTGGAAGGCATTACTACAGAAGTTGTTATATAGAAGGAGAAACTGACTTTATTTGTGGAGATGCTGCTTCTCTCTTCGAG AAGTGTCACGTGCACTCACTGTCAGAAGGAACCGGAGCTATCACTGCCCAACGTAGGGAGTCACCGTCGGAGAACACCGGCTTCGCCTTCTTGGATTGCAAGATCACCGGCCTGAAAACTACCATCCTCGGAAGGCCATGGGGTGCCTATTCTAGGGTCGTCTTTGCCTTTACTTATATGTCGAGTGTAGTGCTTCCCCAGGGTTGGGATGATTGGGGGGACTCGTCCAAACAGAG GACGGCGTACTATGGGGAATACAAATGTTATGGACCGGGAGCCGTTGGATCGAAAAGGGTCCAATGGTCACACAACCTCACGATCCAAGAAGCTGCACCCTTCTTGTCTAAGGACTTAATTAGTGGAAAAAGTTGGATTAGGCCAGCTCCAACCAGTTTCAGAAAACCCTCTGCTGCCATTTCTAACAATACTGATGTTAATGGAAACTAG